In one window of Vulpes vulpes isolate BD-2025 chromosome 1, VulVul3, whole genome shotgun sequence DNA:
- the CDKN1A gene encoding cyclin-dependent kinase inhibitor 1, with protein MSEPSRDALPIPHGSKACRRLFGPVDSEQLRRDCDALMASCVQEARERWNFDFVTETPLEGDFAWERVRGLGLSKVSLPTGPRGGRDDLGGGKRPGTSPALLQGTAQEDHLDLSLTCTLLPHSPERPEASPGVPGTSQGRKRRQTSMTDFYHSKRRLIFSKRKP; from the exons ATGTCGGAGCCGTCCAGGGACGCCCTGCCCATCCCTCATGGCAGCAAGGCTTGCCGCCGCCTCTTCGGCCCCGTGGACAGCGAGCAGCTGCGCCGAGACTGTGACGCGCTGATGGCCAGCTGTGTGCAGGAGGCCCGGGAGCGATGGAACTTTGACTTCGTCACCGAGACGCCGCTGGAAGGCGACTTTGCCTGGGAGCGTGTGCGGGGCCTGGGCCTGTCCAAGGTCTCCCTGCCTACGGGGCCCCGGGGGGGCCGGGATGACCTGGGAGGGGGCAAGCGGCCCGGCACCTCGCCTGCCCTGCTGCAGGGGACAGCTCAGGAGGACCACCTGGACCTGTCGCTGACCTGCACCCTCCTGCCTCACTCCCCTGAGCGGCCTGAGGCATCCCCGGGTGTGCCTGGCACCTCTCAGGGCCGAAAACGGCGGCAGACCAGCATGACAG ATTTCTATCACTCCAAACGCCGGCTGATCTTCTCCAAGAGGAAGCCCTAA